The following DNA comes from Jatrophihabitans sp..
GACATCGACTACTTCCCCGCCTACGAGATCATCACCGGCATCCCGTTCCGGGGCGCCTTCTTCGAGCCGAACCTGCGCTCGGTCACGGCCGAGGGCGTGGAGTTCGTGATGCGCCGGTTCACCGCCGCGCTCAGCCGGCAGGCGGCCCAGCAGGCCGACCAGCGTCCGGCCGGCCGGCCCGAGTCCGGGGAGGGAGAGGACCTGCTCTGTGACGACGCCGTGCTCGACTACTACAACGCCCGCTAGCGCCATGCCCACCAACGCGGCATCCGCGCGGTTCCTGCTGCTGGGCGACTCGCACGCCGGCGTGATCGGCCGGGCGGCCAAGGCGGCCGGCATCGGCTTCAGCGGCGGCCCGATCGGCTCCGGCCGCGACTTCAACGCCGGGTTCCTCGAGCTGCGAGGCGAGGACGTGGCGTTTCGTGACTCCGAGGCGCACGCCTACTACCGCGGCTTTCTGGACGAGCTCGGGGTGGACGCCCTGGGGCAACTCGGCGTTCCGGTGGTCTCCACCTTCGGCTTCAACGTGCACACCTTCGCCACCACCCAGAACTGGCAGTTCTACCGGGCAGCCGGCGGGGACTTCGCGCCCGGCTTCCTGACCAGCCGGCTCTTCGACGAGATCGTCCGGGTGATGGCCCGCGACGCGCTGGCCTTCTACCGCCACGCCGCCGGCCTGGGGCTGCGGGTGCTGGCGGTGTTGCCGCCGCAGCGGGTGCCGGCGATGGCTGACCCGCAGGTGTTCCTGGCCGCGCAGGACGTTATCGCCGGCGCGCTGACCGAGCTGGGCGTAGAGCTGGTGGACCTGCGCGCGCGGGTCACCGACGCGACCGGTTTTCAGCGACCCGAGCTGTGCGAGGCCGGCGACCCGATTCACGGCAACCTGGCCTTCGGCCGGCTGGTCCTCACCGATCTGCTGGACCGCGGGCTGTGACCGCTTAACCTGCAAGAGAGTTCGACGAAGGAGCACCGACAATGGACAAGTACCTGCTCGCGGCGGCGGAGCGCTTGACGACCCGTGAGCCCGAGAAGTATCAGCAGCTCTCGGTCCAACCGCTGACCCCGGTGATCGGCGCCGAGGTGTCCGGCCTGGACCTGTCGAAGGAACTCACCGCCGAGCAGTTGGCGGAGGTGAAGCACGCGTTCCTGACCTATCACGTGCTGGTGTTCCGCGATCAGATCCTGACCGTCGAGGACCACAAGCGGTTCGCCGGGTACTTCGGCGAGCTGCGCCGCCGGCAGCTGTCCGAGCTCGACGACGGCGACCCGGCCGTCCTGGAGATCAGCGCCGACAAGGACTCCAGCTTCGTCGACGGCAACGACTGGCACACCGACGGCACCGCCGACGCCGAGCCGTCGCTGGGCTCGATGCTCTACGTCACCCGGACGCCGGAGATCGGCAGCGGCGGCGACACCATGTTCGCCAACATGCACCTGGCCTACGAGCTGCTCTCGCCGCACATGCAGAACTTCCTGGACGGCCTGACCGCCGTGCACGACGGGTTGATCCCGTGGCAGGGCTATCAACCACCGCCGGAGTACGTCGTCCCCAAGTCCGAGCACCCGGTGGTGGTGCGCCATCCCGACACCGGGCGCAAGCTGCTGTTCGTCAATCCCGGGTTCACCTCGCACATCGTCCAGCTGTCTTCGATCGAGAGCCGGGCGCTACTGGACCTGCTGTTCGGCCTGGTGCCCAACAAGCCGCTGCTGAGCTGCCGGGTGCGCTGGACGCCCAACACGCTGGTTTTCTGGGACAACCGCTGCACCCAGCACCACGCGATCTGGGACTACTACCCGCATGCCCGCTACGGTCAGCGGGTGTCGATCAACGGCACCCGTCCCACCGCCTGACCCTTCTGTTCCGCATTGCGCGTCAGTCCAGCTGGAACGCGACCAGGCCCTGGTTCTGCAGTCGCTGGAAGGCCGCCACCGCTTCGGCGGTGGGCACCCCGGCGAGTTCGGCGATGTCGGTCACGCTGCGCTTGCGGTCCACCCGGGTCATCAGGTCGTACTCGGTGCCGTCCAGCCGGCTGCGGTGGCCGGTCCGGGTCCGCACCAGCTGCCGGATCGGCCCGACCGCGCCGCGGCTGGTCGGCACCTCGGACTCCAGCGTGAGGTTCGGTGAGAGCACCGGCACCAGCCCGGCCGGGTCGGCGGCCCGGGCCGCGCGGACCTTGCTGACCCTTCGGCCCTGCAGGTAGAGCACGTCGAAGTTACTGGCCAGAAAGCATTCCAGCGCGTCGGCCGGGGTCTCGACGATCGGCTCGCCGCGGATGTTGAACGAGGTGTTCAGCACCAGCGGCAGGCCGGTCAGGCCGTGAAAGGCCTCGATCAGCGCCCGGAACGAGCCCTGGTGGTCCGGTGCGACCGACTGGATCCGGCAGGTCCCGTCGGCGTGCGTGATGCTCGGCAGCAGCTCGGCGTGCTCGGGCCGGACCTCGGCCACGATGAGCATGAACGGGTCGTCCACGTCGAGATCGAAGTACTTGGCGGCGTGCTCGGCCAGCACCGAGGCAGCGTAGGGCCGAAACGGCTCGCGGAACTTCACGTGCTTGTTCAGGTAATCCTTCATGCCCGGCACCCGGGGGTCGCAGATGATGCTGCGATGCCCGAGCGAACGCGGCCCGAACTCGCTGCCCAGGTCGAACCAGCCCACCACCGAGCCGGCCGCGACGTCGGCGGCGGCCAGTTCGGCGACCCGGTCGCCGACGTCCTCCCAGCGAA
Coding sequences within:
- a CDS encoding TauD/TfdA family dioxygenase gives rise to the protein MDKYLLAAAERLTTREPEKYQQLSVQPLTPVIGAEVSGLDLSKELTAEQLAEVKHAFLTYHVLVFRDQILTVEDHKRFAGYFGELRRRQLSELDDGDPAVLEISADKDSSFVDGNDWHTDGTADAEPSLGSMLYVTRTPEIGSGGDTMFANMHLAYELLSPHMQNFLDGLTAVHDGLIPWQGYQPPPEYVVPKSEHPVVVRHPDTGRKLLFVNPGFTSHIVQLSSIESRALLDLLFGLVPNKPLLSCRVRWTPNTLVFWDNRCTQHHAIWDYYPHARYGQRVSINGTRPTA